CGGACGTGAAGATTGAAGGTGATGTCGAGGCACAGCAAGGGATTCGTTTCAACATCTTCCATATGTTCCAGACCTACACAGGCGAAGATTCACGCTTGAACATCGGTCCAAAAGGATTCACGGGCGAAAAGTATGGTGGTGCGACGTATTGGGATACAGAAGCGTACTGTTTGAACTTCTACCTTGCGACGTCGAAACCGGAAGTGGCTTGGAATTTACTCAAGTATCGTCACAATCAATTGCCGCAAGCGAAAGAAAATGCGGATAAGAATGTCGGCATGAAAGGTGCCCTTTATCCGATGGTAACGATGAACGGAGAAGAGTGCCACAATGAGTGGGAAATCACACATGAAGAAATTCACCGCAACGGCGCAATCGCACATGCGATTTATAATTACACGAACTACACGGGAGACACATCGTACCTCGGACAATACGGATTCGAAGTGTTAGTTGAGATTGCTCGTTACTGGGCAAGTCGTGTCAATTACGTGCCACATAAAGATGTCTACATGATTCTTGGCGTGACGGGACCAAATGAATATGAGAATAACGTCAACAACAATTGGTATACGAATCTGATTGCGGCATGGTGTCTCGAATATACACAGACCGTTCACCGTCATTTAGCACAAGAAGAGCCAGAACGTCTGCAAAAACTGATGCATCAATTAGCGTTGACAGATGAGGAACTCGCAAAATGGGCGGATATCGATGCGAAGATGTATTATCCAAAAGATGAGGCAGCCCCTGGTATCTTCATGCAACAAGATGGCTTCATGGATAAGGAACAAATCCTAGTCGCTGAACTTGATCCGAAGCATCTCCCGTTGAACCAAAATTGGTCTTGGGACCGGATCCTTCGTTCTGTCTTCATCAAACAGGCGGATGTCTTACAAGGTCTTTACTTCTTGACGGATCGTTTCAGTCTAGGAGAGAAAAAAGCAAACTTCGATTTCTATGAACCACGTACGGTTCACGAATCATCATTATCACCATGTATCTATTCGATTATCGCAGCAGAAGTTGGCTATGAGGAAAAAGCGGTCGAATTGTATCAACGTTCGGCGCGACTTGATCTTGACAACTACAACAACGACACAGAAGATGGGTTGCATATCACGTCGATGGTTGGATCGTGGATGTCGATCGTTCACGGGTTCGCTGGGTTACGAGTAGCAAATGATACGCTATCCTTTAAACCGATGTTGCCAAAAGGATGGACGAGCTATACATTCCGGATGCAATGGCGCGGTCATCATATCCAGGTCCACGTGCAGCCGAATGCCGTCGAAATCGCTCAAACAGAAGGCGAGGCATTTAGCCTAAACGTCCACGGAACGACTGTAGAAGTTCCAGCAGGAGGACAGATTACGGTTCCTGCTTCAATGACAGTGTAAGAAAGATAAAAAGAACCGATTTTTTAGTCGGTTCTTTTTTTGTGTGTAACCAGAATCAAGACACCTTTGTCACAAATGAAAACGCCATCATGAAAAAGAACATCAATCTTTGGAAATCTTGACTATCCGATGACATTTGAATGTGCTAAAGTGTTTCAAGATAGTTATGAATGAGAGGAGAACGGCGTGTGACAGCAGTAGTAAAGGAAAGTATGTTAAAAGTGATCGTGGCTTCGATTGGAGGATTCGTCATCGCCGTCGCCATGAACTGGTTTTTGATTCCAAGTGGTGTTTATTCGACTGGATTTACAGGACTTGCCCAAATCTTGACGCAAGTCCTTCAAAATACAGCATTTGCGTTTGGTGAAAATGTTTGGTTCTTAGCGTTGAACATTCCTCTGATCGTACTCGCATGGATCATGCTAGGTCGGAGTTTTACAATCATTACGTTAGTCTCGGTTTTAGCAACGACGATTTTCATTGGTTTGATTCCTCAATATGCTGTCATACCTGGTGACCAAACACTGAACGCAGTGTTCGGAGGGGTCTTGCTTGCGATCGGTACAGGGATCACGATCAAGTTTGGTGCTTCGACAGGTGGATTTGACATCGTGGCTTTGATCTTCGCCCGTTTCTCCGATCGTAGCGTCGGATTGTACCTGTTCGTCTTGAACTTCTTGATCGCTTTGTTAGCAGGCGCATTGTTCGGTTGGTCGACTGCTTTGTATACGATCGTCTTCATCTATGTGACGTCTAAGGTCGTCGATGAGATCCATACAAGCAATCAGCGTTTGACGATTTTCATCGTCACGAATCATGCGGATGACATCACGACTGCGCTGCACCAGCATATCATTCGCGGAATCACGCAGATTCCTTCAATTGGTACGTATTCACGAGCTGAAAAAGCGACGCTGATGATGGTCATCGAGCGTCACGAATTGCGGGATATCGAACGAATTTGTCGGGATGCAGATGAAACAGTCTTCATCAACGTCGTCGCGACGGATTCAGTCGTTGGATATTTCCGAAAAGGATAATGAAAAGCACTTGCTCTGCGAAATGCAGGCAAGTGCTTTTTCGTTCTTCAAGCGAGTCCTAATACGTGTCTCAAGTAGTAAGCAATCCCGTCGTCCTCGTTTCGCTTTGTTGTACCGTTCGCGAGATGTTTTAGCGCAGGAATTGCATTTCCCATCGCGACTCCATGACCCGCATACTCAATCATCTCTAGGTCGTTTTCCTCGTCACCGAAAGCGACGATTTGTTTTGAGTCGATGCCGAGGTGGCGCGCGATATGTGCGAGTCCGACTGCTTTGCTTGTCCCTTTTCGCATCACTTCGACCATGAATTCAGGTTTCACCCATTGGCGATTGAGAACGGTTTCGGCATGGACACCGGATAGTTCGGAGCGAATCTCATCAACATGTTCACCCTTCGCATGAATCAGAAGAGAAGTTGGCTCGTGAAGAAGCACCTTGCGTAAATCACCAGTTGTAACAGATAAAGCGTGATCGGTATAAAATTCATAGATACCGACTGGGTCATATTGAAAATAGACATGATCCGTGACTTCACAGACAATATTTTGTGTCTTTGTTTCAGCGACGGATTCCAAAATATGTTGAACAGTCTTTAATGGAATCGGATGATGCTGCACTTCGAAGTGGGCATCTTGCGGGTGGTGGACGAGACCTCCATTAAAATTAACGATTGGTGTCGTCAAGCCAAGCTGTTCATAGTATTTTCGGGCATGACGAAATGGTCGTCCTGTTGCGATGACGACTTCGTGACCGTTCGCACGTGCGCGCTGAAGTGCACTGATGTTCGCAGCACTGATTGTTTTATCATCTTTTAAAAGGGTGCCGTCGAGATCGACAGCAATTAAGTGACGGGTCATGATGAAATCCTCCGCTTTCTTTTCGTTAATTCTACTGTAGCACATGAAGTGATCGTCCTTTGTATGAAACGATTAAGTTTTTCAAGTAAAAGAAAGCGCTTGAAAAAATTAGAGAAAGGCTGTTGCTTGGATTAAAAAATGGTATACTACAAATCGTAGGACAACACTATAGTACGTTATGGAAACGGAGGGGAAATCATGCGTTTTCTCGTTACATTCTTTTGGTCGTTCTTACTCGTGAACACAGCTGTGTTCATCGTATCAGCGGTTGATGCAGTACCGTATAGCTTCGGATTCGCGACAGCGATGTCTGTCGTCACTTCACTTGTCGTCTTCGCACTCGATGCCGTCAATGAAGATTTAGGTCTTGGTCAAGGGACTAAGGCAGAATAAGAAAAAGCGAGATGTCGTCATAAGGACGATAGGCTCGCTTTTTGTCTTAAGGAGGAAAAATCAATGATTGTCATCGAACAAGTCTTGTGGCAGCAAACGCCTCAAAATATTTACATAGCAGGAAATCAGATTATCGGGATTGGTTCCTACACGATCGATCAAGCACTGATCACGCAACGGATCGATGGTCGCGGCAAACGGTTAGTACCGGGATTCATTGACGGACATCTACATCCGATCGGTGGGGGTGGAGAAGGTGGTTTCGCCACAAGAACGGCACCGTTGACTGTTCGAGACATATTCGAAGGTGGTGTCACGACGGTCGTTGGATTACTCGGAACGGATGGTTGGACACGAACGGGAATCGATCTACTGGCACATATACGAGGATATGCTGCATCTGGTATCCGCCCCTTTCTATTAAGCGGAAGTTATATGGTTCCACCGGTCTTCCTGACGCAATCGACAGGACATGATATCGTCCTCATCAATGAAGTGATCGGTATCGGGGAAATTGCCATCAATGATCACCGATCGACACAACCGACAGCCCATGAACTCGCACGATTAGCCTCAGAAGCGCGAATTGCCGGAATGGTCAAAGGAGTGTCGGGAACGATGAACGTCCATATCGGAGACGGGAAACAAGAGCTCGATCTGTTACATGAGGTGATGGATACGACAGACCTGCCAATCGGACAATTCCTGCCGACGCATATCAATCGAAGTGAACGAATCTTTGAAGCTGGACTCGCGTGGGCGAAACGAGGGGGACGGATTGATTTCACGACGTGTACGACGGAAAGCTTCATTGCAGAAGGCGAGATTCCAGCAGGTGAGGCAGTTGCTCGTGCTCTGGCAGAAGGAATTCGACTCGAGCAGATTACGATGTCGAGCGATGCTGGCGCCAGTCTTCCAGCGTTTGACGATGCAGGTCGACTAGTCCGGATCGACACAGGAAAACCGTCTTCTTTGATGCAAGCCGTACGCGATGCGGTGACGCATGGTGTTGATTTCGATAGCGCGATAGCGACGATCACGCGACATGTCGCAGATGCTTATGGTGTCACAGGTGGTCAGATAGCGGTCGGAGAACGAGCTGATCTGTTACTGATTGATGACGCTTTGCAAATCGATACGATTCTTGCGAATGGTCATGCTATAATGGTTCAGAAAAAATGGCTAATACCAGAATGACGGAGGGATAGACGTGTCAAAGAAATCGAAACGAAAAAATACGAAAAAACCGCAATCCAAGGCGAATTGGATTACAGCGGGAGTCATTGCCTTGATCGTATTGATTGGGGGATTACTGCTTGTCTTTACGGACCGAGAAGATTCCGCATCAAAGAATGGCAATTTAACGGCTACACAAGTCGCAGATAAAGTGAAATCTGGCGATGAATTCTATACGTATTTCTATCAAACGGGTTGTTCCCACTGTGAAAAAGTAAAACCATACCTCGTACCGCTCGGTGAAAAACAAGATATTCCATTCGAACAGATTGATCTTGCTGTTGAACAATCGGCTTGGGATACGTTTGGCATTGAAGGAACACCAACTGTCGTTCACTTTAAGGACGGTAAGGAAGTCGGACGGGTAGCAGGAGAGCAAACGGAAGACAGCTATAAAGAGTTCTTCGCTGGAAAAGACGTAAAGGACTCAAAAGAAGAATCATCTGGTGATCTCAATGATTAAAAAATGGTTCTACTCTCGTGTGTTCGAATTAAATGGACACCCGCTTGTTGCCAAACAACTGAAACGTTTTGCGATGAGCCGTATCAGTCGTCCGTTCATTCGTCCGTTCGTTCAGGCATATGATTTAAATATGGCAGAAGCGACTCGGAGCCTTGAGGAGTATTCGAGTTTACATGACGTCTTTGTTCGTCATGTCAAACCAGAAATGCGACCGATCGATCAAGCAGAAGGCGCATTCGTTAGTCCTTGTGACGGTGTATTGTCTGTCGTTGACGATTTGACTGCTGATAGTCGCTTTACCGTCAAAGGACAATCGTATACAGTATCAGAATTACTCGGTTCCCATCATGAAGCACAGCAATACGTTGGGGGGCGTGTGATGATCTTTTATCTAAGTCCGCAAAACTATCACCGTGTCCACGTTCCAATGGATGGGACGGTTCGGACGAGTTATACACTCGGACGCGATTCGGCACCGGTGAATGAGATTGGTTTGACGCATGCACTTCGTCCATTGACACGGAACTATCGTCGTGTGACGCGTATCGTCCAAGGAAAACATGCTTTAGAACATGTCATGGTCGGTGCACTGAACGTCAACTCGATTGTTCGCACGAACGAAGCAAAAGATCTTCGACGCGGTGACGAGTTCGGTTACTTCTCATTCGGTTCAACAGTTGTACTGATTTGTCCGAAAGATGCATTGACCTTAGATACCCAAGCGATTGGACCAGTTTTAATGGGGCAACGCCTCGGACAATGGCATTCATGAGAGCGAGACGCCCGTTTTGGGCGTCTCCTTACGTTTAGGGAGGAATGAATCATGCCGGCATTGGCATTAGCAGAAATCGGAAGCACGCAGGTCCAGACGTATATCGCACTCATCATCTTTTTAGTGACCTATGGCTTCATCATCAGTGAAAAAGTAAGTCGAGCAATCGTTGCCTTACTTGGAGCGCTCGCGATGGTCATCATCGGCATCGTGGATCTCGAGACTGCATTATTTGAATACATCGAGTGGGGAACGATCGTCTTGTTGATTGGAATGATGATTCTCGTCACGATTGCCAATCAATCTGGATTGTTCGAATACATTGCGATTCGTGCGGCGAAGACGACAAAAGGAGACCCAATCAAGGTACTGATTCTATTGTCTGCCTTGACGGCACTTGGTTCTGCCTTCCTTGATAATGTCACGACCGTTTTACTAATCGTTCCAATCACGTTTTCGATTACGAAAATACTTAAGATTGCGCCGTTTCCGTTCTTACTGGCGGAAGTTTTGTTCGCGAATATCGGTGGAACGGCGACATTGATCGGTGATCCCCCGAACATCATGATCGGTGCAGCGAATCCACACTTGACGTTTAACGCCTTCTTATGGAATCTCGCACCGATCATTCTCATTATCACGATTGTGACGATTGGTATTCTCTATTTTGTCTTCCGGAAGCAACTACACGTCGAAGCAGAAGATCGCCAAAAATTGATGGAAATCGACGAAAAGAGTTATATCGTTAGTCGAAAATTGGTTACGCGGAGTAGTATCGTTCTCATCAGTACGATTGCGTTGTTCGTACTCCACCCGATTCTTGACCGGATTGGGTTGCATCTTGAAGCACCAGCCATCGCGATTCTTGGAGCGACGGTTCTGATGGTGCTAACAATCGAAAACGATCATCAGCTCGAGGGCATTTTTGCTCGGATTGAATGGACGACGATTTTCTTCTTCGCCGGATTGTTCGTGCTCGTCGGTGGAATTCAAGAAGCGGGTATCATTCGCTATCTCGCTGAAAAGACGATTGACCTGACAGGTGGCGACATTCAGACGACGGCAACGGCTGTCCTATGGTTGTCAGGCATTTCCAGTGCGACGATCGATAACATTCCGTTCGTTGCAACGATGATTCCGCTCATCAATGATGTAGCTGCTGGAATCGGATTATCTCCTGCAGATGCGAAAGTGGATGTCTTATGGTGGTCGCTCGCACTTGGTGCATGTCTTGGAGGGAACGGAACACTCATCGGTGCGTCAGCGAACGTCATCGTTGCTGGTCTCGCAACACGACAAGGCGAAAAATTCACCTATATGCGCTTTTTAATTTACGGAGCACCGATTACAATCGTGACGTTGATTTTATCACAACTCTATCTATGGATTCGCTATTATTAAGAAAACGGGAGGTCCGCCTTCCGTTTTCTTTTGTGCGTCGCTCTTACTATCTGATTGTGCTATAATCGAACGATAAGAGCATAACTGTTTCTTAAACTTAACTATAGAGCTAGACCATTATCTGGAGGTTTTATTCTTGTTCAAACGACTTTATCCGAAACATTTCGTGGCTTCGATCTACGATATCGACCTTGAAATGCTCAAACGAAACGGTGTCAAAGCCATTTTGACCGATCTTGATAATACGCTCGTCGCATGGAATATCGCAGATGCTCCAGACGAATTGGTTGCTTGGCTGGATATGGTGAATAATCAATATGGTTTCGACGTCATCATCGTATCGAACAACAATGGAGATCGCGTCAAGAAGTTCGCGGATCCACTCGGACTGCACTATATTGCGCCGGCTCGAAAACCGTTACCTATCGGTTTTAAGCGAGCCCTAACGGAATTCGGGTATCACGCGAAAGAAGTCGTCTTCTTAGGAGATCAACTCTTCACGGATGTACTCGGTGCAAACTCCGTTGGAATCGAAGTCATCCATGTTCAACCCGTCGTTAAGACGGACGGTGTCGTCACGAAATTCAATCGCCTGATGGAACGTGTCATTTTCCGCCGGATGAAACGCAAAGGAATCTATAAGTTGACACAACGCGTCAAAGAAGATCCTTCAGCGCTTGAACATCCGATCGAAACACTTCGTCAGGATAAGCAACAATAACCCTGTCAGATCGGTAGATGAAAGGGAAGGCAGCAGTCGCAACATGTACGGCGAGAGGTCGGAAGTTACGCTCTTGGAGTAGCGAGCAGGGCGCTACGGTGAAAAGAGAAGGGGCATCGTTCCCGCATGCGGCTCAACATAATATGATCGAAGAAATCCACTGCGCTGGTTGTGGTGTCGCCATTCAAACGGAAGACACAAAAGCACCAGGATACGCACCTAAATCTGCACTTGACCGTGAAATGGTCATTTGCCAACGTTGCTTTAAATTAAAGCACTACAATCAAATTCAAGATGTATCATTATCGGACGATGATTTCGTTAAAATCTTAGACGGAATCGGTCAAAAAGATGCACTTGTCGTTAAAATCGTCGATATCTTCGATTTTAATGGAAGCTGGTTACCAGGGTTACATCGGTTCGTTGGTAAAAACGATGTATTACTCGTTGGGAACAAAGCTGATTTATTACCGAAGTCACTCAACCCGAATCGCCTCATGAACTGGATGCGTCAAGCATCCAAAGAACTCGGATTACGTCCAGTTGACGTTCATTTGATCAGTGCGAAAAAAGGTCATGGTGTTGATGAACTCGCTGAAAAAATCGACTATTATCGTAAAGGGCGCGATGTCTACGTCGTCGGTTGTACGAATGTCGGAAAATCGACATTGATCAACCAAGTCATCAAACGTTTTGGTGAAGAGGATGAAGCTGTCATCACAGTCAGTCACTTCCCGGGAACAACACTTGATTTGATTGATATCCCACTCGACGATAACTGTAACCTGTATGATACACCGGGAATCATCAATCATCATCAGATGGCTCACTATGTTGATGCGAAGGACTTGAAATTGATCACACCGAAAAAAGAGATCAAACCACAAGTCTTCCAAATCCATCCGCAACAGACACTCTTCTTTGGAGGTCTTGCACGATTGGACTATATGGAAGGGAACAAGCGTTCATTCGTCATCTACATGTCGAACGAATTGAAAGTTCACCGGACGAAGCTTGAAAAGGCAGACGATTTATATGCGAACCACAAC
This window of the Exiguobacterium acetylicum genome carries:
- a CDS encoding YjzD family protein; translation: MRFLVTFFWSFLLVNTAVFIVSAVDAVPYSFGFATAMSVVTSLVVFALDAVNEDLGLGQGTKAE
- a CDS encoding ArsB/NhaD family transporter codes for the protein MPALALAEIGSTQVQTYIALIIFLVTYGFIISEKVSRAIVALLGALAMVIIGIVDLETALFEYIEWGTIVLLIGMMILVTIANQSGLFEYIAIRAAKTTKGDPIKVLILLSALTALGSAFLDNVTTVLLIVPITFSITKILKIAPFPFLLAEVLFANIGGTATLIGDPPNIMIGAANPHLTFNAFLWNLAPIILIITIVTIGILYFVFRKQLHVEAEDRQKLMEIDEKSYIVSRKLVTRSSIVLISTIALFVLHPILDRIGLHLEAPAIAILGATVLMVLTIENDHQLEGIFARIEWTTIFFFAGLFVLVGGIQEAGIIRYLAEKTIDLTGGDIQTTATAVLWLSGISSATIDNIPFVATMIPLINDVAAGIGLSPADAKVDVLWWSLALGACLGGNGTLIGASANVIVAGLATRQGEKFTYMRFLIYGAPITIVTLILSQLYLWIRYY
- a CDS encoding phosphatidylserine decarboxylase, which produces MIKKWFYSRVFELNGHPLVAKQLKRFAMSRISRPFIRPFVQAYDLNMAEATRSLEEYSSLHDVFVRHVKPEMRPIDQAEGAFVSPCDGVLSVVDDLTADSRFTVKGQSYTVSELLGSHHEAQQYVGGRVMIFYLSPQNYHRVHVPMDGTVRTSYTLGRDSAPVNEIGLTHALRPLTRNYRRVTRIVQGKHALEHVMVGALNVNSIVRTNEAKDLRRGDEFGYFSFGSTVVLICPKDALTLDTQAIGPVLMGQRLGQWHS
- the iadA gene encoding beta-aspartyl-peptidase, whose translation is MIVIEQVLWQQTPQNIYIAGNQIIGIGSYTIDQALITQRIDGRGKRLVPGFIDGHLHPIGGGGEGGFATRTAPLTVRDIFEGGVTTVVGLLGTDGWTRTGIDLLAHIRGYAASGIRPFLLSGSYMVPPVFLTQSTGHDIVLINEVIGIGEIAINDHRSTQPTAHELARLASEARIAGMVKGVSGTMNVHIGDGKQELDLLHEVMDTTDLPIGQFLPTHINRSERIFEAGLAWAKRGGRIDFTTCTTESFIAEGEIPAGEAVARALAEGIRLEQITMSSDAGASLPAFDDAGRLVRIDTGKPSSLMQAVRDAVTHGVDFDSAIATITRHVADAYGVTGGQIAVGERADLLLIDDALQIDTILANGHAIMVQKKWLIPE
- a CDS encoding thioredoxin family protein — encoded protein: MSKKSKRKNTKKPQSKANWITAGVIALIVLIGGLLLVFTDREDSASKNGNLTATQVADKVKSGDEFYTYFYQTGCSHCEKVKPYLVPLGEKQDIPFEQIDLAVEQSAWDTFGIEGTPTVVHFKDGKEVGRVAGEQTEDSYKEFFAGKDVKDSKEESSGDLND
- a CDS encoding YqeG family HAD IIIA-type phosphatase; translated protein: MFKRLYPKHFVASIYDIDLEMLKRNGVKAILTDLDNTLVAWNIADAPDELVAWLDMVNNQYGFDVIIVSNNNGDRVKKFADPLGLHYIAPARKPLPIGFKRALTEFGYHAKEVVFLGDQLFTDVLGANSVGIEVIHVQPVVKTDGVVTKFNRLMERVIFRRMKRKGIYKLTQRVKEDPSALEHPIETLRQDKQQ
- a CDS encoding Cof-type HAD-IIB family hydrolase translates to MTRHLIAVDLDGTLLKDDKTISAANISALQRARANGHEVVIATGRPFRHARKYYEQLGLTTPIVNFNGGLVHHPQDAHFEVQHHPIPLKTVQHILESVAETKTQNIVCEVTDHVYFQYDPVGIYEFYTDHALSVTTGDLRKVLLHEPTSLLIHAKGEHVDEIRSELSGVHAETVLNRQWVKPEFMVEVMRKGTSKAVGLAHIARHLGIDSKQIVAFGDEENDLEMIEYAGHGVAMGNAIPALKHLANGTTKRNEDDGIAYYLRHVLGLA
- the yqeH gene encoding ribosome biogenesis GTPase YqeH, with the translated sequence MIEEIHCAGCGVAIQTEDTKAPGYAPKSALDREMVICQRCFKLKHYNQIQDVSLSDDDFVKILDGIGQKDALVVKIVDIFDFNGSWLPGLHRFVGKNDVLLVGNKADLLPKSLNPNRLMNWMRQASKELGLRPVDVHLISAKKGHGVDELAEKIDYYRKGRDVYVVGCTNVGKSTLINQVIKRFGEEDEAVITVSHFPGTTLDLIDIPLDDNCNLYDTPGIINHHQMAHYVDAKDLKLITPKKEIKPQVFQIHPQQTLFFGGLARLDYMEGNKRSFVIYMSNELKVHRTKLEKADDLYANHNGELLSPPNEKTREMLPPLVRHEFSLRDNMKTDIVFSGLGWVAVHGKGGRVAAYAPKGVAVSLREALV
- a CDS encoding YitT family protein codes for the protein MTAVVKESMLKVIVASIGGFVIAVAMNWFLIPSGVYSTGFTGLAQILTQVLQNTAFAFGENVWFLALNIPLIVLAWIMLGRSFTIITLVSVLATTIFIGLIPQYAVIPGDQTLNAVFGGVLLAIGTGITIKFGASTGGFDIVALIFARFSDRSVGLYLFVLNFLIALLAGALFGWSTALYTIVFIYVTSKVVDEIHTSNQRLTIFIVTNHADDITTALHQHIIRGITQIPSIGTYSRAEKATLMMVIERHELRDIERICRDADETVFINVVATDSVVGYFRKG
- a CDS encoding glycoside hydrolase family 65 protein, with amino-acid sequence MKRLFEVNEWKITELGFHPEDNRLAESMTSIGNGHMGMRGTFEEEYTGDTHQGMYVAGVYYPDKTRVGWWKNGYPEYFAKVLNAVNIMGLKVSVNGKAVDLNTWEVVDFKRELDMQHGVLTRAMLLKHGEEEIKVESKRFFSIVDKEIAALQYTVTPVNFEAEIIIESYLDADVENEDSNYDEKFWLPVEHGIEERFGYVTSKTKKLDWHVTAAMITDVEGARCEVVDGNTQYVANRFTKQAAVGEGVTVEKFVALVTNRDHEIDALLEQAMKRVHVAFESGFEPLLATHEAAWLHHWEEADVKIEGDVEAQQGIRFNIFHMFQTYTGEDSRLNIGPKGFTGEKYGGATYWDTEAYCLNFYLATSKPEVAWNLLKYRHNQLPQAKENADKNVGMKGALYPMVTMNGEECHNEWEITHEEIHRNGAIAHAIYNYTNYTGDTSYLGQYGFEVLVEIARYWASRVNYVPHKDVYMILGVTGPNEYENNVNNNWYTNLIAAWCLEYTQTVHRHLAQEEPERLQKLMHQLALTDEELAKWADIDAKMYYPKDEAAPGIFMQQDGFMDKEQILVAELDPKHLPLNQNWSWDRILRSVFIKQADVLQGLYFLTDRFSLGEKKANFDFYEPRTVHESSLSPCIYSIIAAEVGYEEKAVELYQRSARLDLDNYNNDTEDGLHITSMVGSWMSIVHGFAGLRVANDTLSFKPMLPKGWTSYTFRMQWRGHHIQVHVQPNAVEIAQTEGEAFSLNVHGTTVEVPAGGQITVPASMTV